The Paenibacillus uliginis N3/975 genome has a window encoding:
- a CDS encoding PLDc N-terminal domain-containing protein, translating to MAIGFISIFGIFALLIPFMFFILHIAICVWGFRDARRRGRSSEYALLVVLGLLFFPVVGVIVYLLIRDY from the coding sequence ATGGCTATCGGTTTTATTAGTATTTTTGGAATCTTTGCGTTACTTATTCCCTTTATGTTCTTCATCCTTCATATCGCCATCTGTGTCTGGGGCTTCCGTGACGCCAGACGCAGAGGCAGAAGTTCTGAATATGCCCTGCTCGTGGTTCTGGGCCTCTTGTTCTTTCCCGTCGTCGGCGTCATTGTGTATCTCCTGATACGTGATTATTAA
- a CDS encoding extracellular solute-binding protein gives MKKYSKLALVMVLAFSTLLAGCGGAKEDTKEADGGQSGTKTLKIFQFKVEIAEAMNKMKEEYEKEHPGIKLDIQTVGGGSDYGAALKAKFASGDQPDVFNVAGYRDLNTWFEKLEDLSDQPWVSDVVDVAKEPMTKDGKLYGQPMAIEGYGFIYNKDLFAKAGITELPKTLTELEAAAQKLQAAGITPFVNGYQETWILANHLLNIGFAHQKDPNAFVTGLNEGKEKMAGNAVLDEWTKLFDLTLKYGQKNPLTTDYNTEITTFASGEAAMTQNGNWTQVQIDGINPELNIGFLPMPINDNAEQNDKLPIGVPNNWVVNKDSKMKDEAKEFLNWLVTSETGKKYIAEDFKFIPAFKSIEANKELLGDLGSDVMKYSQEGKALSWEFNKFPDGGMNEFGSQMQGYVAGNVDKTQLFEALEQSWASLKTK, from the coding sequence ATGAAGAAATACAGTAAGCTCGCGCTGGTGATGGTATTGGCATTTTCAACTCTTCTGGCAGGCTGCGGCGGTGCCAAGGAAGATACCAAGGAGGCTGATGGAGGCCAAAGCGGAACCAAGACGCTGAAAATTTTCCAATTTAAAGTGGAAATTGCTGAAGCCATGAACAAAATGAAGGAAGAATACGAGAAAGAGCATCCAGGCATCAAGCTGGACATTCAGACCGTCGGTGGTGGTTCGGACTACGGCGCTGCATTGAAAGCGAAATTTGCCTCCGGCGATCAGCCTGACGTCTTTAATGTCGCCGGCTACAGAGATCTGAATACCTGGTTTGAGAAGCTTGAAGATTTATCGGACCAGCCATGGGTAAGTGACGTTGTGGATGTTGCGAAGGAGCCTATGACGAAGGATGGCAAGCTTTATGGTCAGCCAATGGCAATCGAAGGTTATGGATTTATTTATAACAAAGACCTGTTTGCCAAGGCAGGGATTACAGAGCTTCCTAAAACGTTGACCGAGTTGGAAGCAGCAGCTCAGAAGCTACAAGCAGCCGGAATCACACCGTTTGTGAACGGATATCAGGAAACATGGATTTTGGCCAACCACCTGCTTAACATCGGGTTTGCCCATCAGAAGGACCCAAATGCATTTGTTACAGGTCTGAACGAAGGCAAAGAGAAAATGGCCGGTAATGCAGTGCTTGACGAGTGGACTAAACTGTTTGATTTGACATTGAAATATGGACAGAAGAACCCGCTGACAACCGACTATAATACCGAAATTACGACATTTGCAAGTGGTGAAGCTGCTATGACGCAAAACGGTAACTGGACACAGGTTCAGATTGACGGCATCAACCCGGAATTGAATATCGGTTTCCTACCGATGCCAATTAACGACAATGCAGAGCAGAACGATAAGCTTCCAATCGGCGTACCTAACAACTGGGTTGTCAATAAGGACTCTAAGATGAAGGATGAAGCAAAAGAATTCCTGAACTGGCTAGTAACTTCTGAGACAGGTAAGAAATATATCGCAGAAGACTTTAAATTCATTCCGGCTTTCAAATCCATTGAAGCGAATAAGGAGCTGCTTGGCGATCTGGGAAGCGATGTTATGAAATACAGCCAGGAAGGTAAAGCACTTTCTTGGGAATTCAACAAATTCCCTGATGGCGGTATGAACGAATTCGGTAGCCAAATGCAGGGGTATGTCGCAGGCAATGTGGACAAAACTCAACTGTTCGAGGCATTGGAACAGTCTTGGGCTAGTCTGAAAACGAAGTAA
- a CDS encoding carbohydrate ABC transporter permease, whose product MDTIKKYRTGTLFTEIMMILVGLIFLVPFYFLFVNSVKSFGELLTDSAGLPTVFEWTNYSRAWTITKFPSALWNSLVVTVVSNLLLALFSAMTAYQMVRRDTRFNRLLFAMFVAAMVIPFQSIMIPLVKVTSTIGLSNSLYGLIICYLGFGVPLSVFLFHGFTKSIPLEIEEAATVDGSSPYGVFFRVVFPLMKPMFVTVIILNTLWIWNDYLLPSLILTSAELRTIPIATFAFFGQYTKQWDLALPALVLGITPVIIFFLAMQKYIIEGITAGAVKG is encoded by the coding sequence ATGGACACGATCAAAAAATACCGTACTGGCACCTTATTTACTGAAATTATGATGATTCTGGTCGGTTTGATCTTTCTGGTTCCGTTCTACTTCCTGTTCGTGAACTCGGTTAAATCGTTCGGCGAGCTGCTAACGGATTCTGCAGGGTTGCCGACGGTTTTTGAATGGACCAACTATTCTCGGGCCTGGACCATTACGAAATTCCCGTCTGCGCTCTGGAACTCGCTCGTTGTTACGGTTGTCAGCAATTTGCTTCTTGCTCTATTCAGCGCCATGACAGCCTATCAGATGGTACGCCGCGATACCCGGTTTAACCGGCTGCTCTTCGCGATGTTTGTAGCGGCGATGGTTATTCCTTTCCAATCTATTATGATTCCACTAGTGAAAGTGACGTCAACGATTGGGCTCAGCAACAGCTTGTATGGACTCATTATATGTTATCTTGGATTTGGCGTACCGCTAAGCGTGTTCCTGTTCCATGGCTTTACAAAATCGATTCCACTCGAAATCGAAGAAGCGGCAACAGTGGATGGGTCAAGTCCTTACGGGGTGTTCTTCCGGGTTGTATTCCCGCTCATGAAGCCGATGTTTGTGACGGTTATCATTCTGAACACACTTTGGATCTGGAATGACTATCTGCTTCCGTCCCTGATCCTGACATCCGCCGAGCTACGGACCATTCCGATTGCAACCTTTGCTTTCTTTGGGCAGTATACGAAACAATGGGATCTGGCCCTGCCGGCCCTTGTGCTCGGAATTACGCCAGTCATCATATTTTTCCTTGCAATGCAGAAATATATCATTGAAGGAATCACTGCAGGTGCGGTTAAAGGGTAA
- a CDS encoding carbohydrate ABC transporter permease codes for MKRKKASGWIQQLIFVGPSTFFFILIMIIPFLLGLYYSFTNWNGVSEQVEWVGFDNFITIFTNDPKFRDAFWFTTRFTVLGVIFTNLLGFSLAYLLTKPLKTRNVLRTIFFMPNVIGGLLLGFIWQFIFVKGFAAIGNMTDIPFFTLPWLGTKGTAFWAIVIVFVWQTAGYLMVIYISSLNNVPKDILEAAEIDGASRGQVLRSIILPLVMPAVTVCLFLAISWSFKMFDLNLSLTKGGPFGSTESVAMNIYNEAFTNNRLGLGTAKAVIFFLVVAIITSLQVRFTKSKEVEA; via the coding sequence ATGAAACGGAAAAAAGCATCAGGTTGGATTCAACAGCTCATTTTCGTGGGACCCTCCACATTTTTTTTCATCCTTATCATGATCATTCCATTCCTGCTCGGTTTATATTACTCTTTTACGAATTGGAACGGGGTATCCGAACAGGTTGAGTGGGTCGGATTCGACAACTTTATTACGATTTTTACGAATGATCCGAAGTTCCGCGACGCTTTCTGGTTTACAACTCGCTTTACTGTGCTGGGTGTTATCTTTACGAACTTGCTTGGGTTTTCCCTGGCGTACTTGCTTACGAAGCCTTTGAAGACACGTAATGTGCTCCGGACCATCTTTTTTATGCCGAACGTGATCGGCGGTTTGCTTCTCGGTTTCATCTGGCAGTTCATATTTGTGAAAGGGTTTGCAGCTATCGGCAATATGACCGACATTCCCTTCTTTACACTCCCATGGCTCGGTACAAAGGGAACGGCTTTCTGGGCGATTGTCATTGTGTTCGTGTGGCAGACAGCCGGTTACCTTATGGTTATCTACATCTCATCGCTCAACAACGTGCCGAAGGACATTTTGGAAGCGGCCGAGATCGACGGCGCAAGCCGCGGACAAGTGCTCCGGTCTATCATTCTACCGCTCGTTATGCCAGCTGTCACGGTTTGTTTGTTCCTGGCTATTTCCTGGTCCTTCAAAATGTTTGACCTGAACTTGTCCCTGACGAAGGGCGGACCGTTCGGCTCCACCGAATCGGTTGCTATGAATATTTACAATGAAGCCTTTACGAACAATCGTCTTGGACTTGGTACCGCCAAAGCAGTTATCTTCTTCTTGGTAGTAGCCATTATTACAAGTTTGCAGGTTCGATTCACGAAAAGCAAGGAGGTCGAAGCCTGA
- a CDS encoding cache domain-containing sensor histidine kinase — MKVRSIRTRLIQFMLAITTIPLLLSLMITWMHTRESVKEQTVNENVRLIYQGKTNLTNYLNNINRASLSIYSDNHFLLNLVLSPDNYRVVAELYTTLQSILNTNSDIHQIYMHNNLSGQSTQITSGVPRREFRTEPFRRLEQFGHGDTAIEPVHMSHSYGFSYRPADLASLPVFTFYRSITNIPSSKQLALMAIDVKLDSVTEICEQLYAAGEEQFYLIDDTGLVIYSGNPDEIGTTLKDQALMDEISDKKGGYFDGSNAMNIYEKLDVTFAPWTLVKQIPHQSLYKNSTELTSINLIIALLALLTVIFGTLWISIRITQPIKQLASYMNQVQTGRLDVEIDVKSPDEIGALARRFRQMMDTINNLILKEYRLELANKTNQLKALQAQIDPHFLYNSLQSIGTLALQNNVPRIYSLLSSLANIMRYNMRNSEAMVTLRDELNHLELYLELQKERFGDQLEVVWDIEPDTLSAPVPKMILQPIVENYFKHGMDNRSDTGRLSVSAKVTEEHRLIIRIENTGTSIDTDELLKLQKLLQHAAGHEEIDNGYSIGLNNVLMRLNLYSDNSALLSIENVEPHGVAVTLEINAWGVK; from the coding sequence ATGAAAGTCCGGAGTATCCGTACCCGTCTTATTCAGTTCATGCTTGCCATAACAACCATTCCACTGCTTCTGTCGCTAATGATCACATGGATGCACACTCGGGAGTCCGTCAAGGAACAGACTGTGAATGAGAATGTGCGGTTGATTTATCAAGGAAAAACAAACCTGACCAACTATTTGAACAACATCAACCGTGCTTCCCTGTCCATATACTCCGACAATCACTTTCTTCTCAATCTGGTACTGAGTCCGGACAACTACCGGGTGGTAGCGGAATTGTATACCACGCTCCAATCCATCTTAAACACGAATTCGGATATTCATCAGATTTACATGCACAACAATCTCTCCGGCCAATCGACTCAAATTACGAGCGGCGTTCCCCGCCGAGAGTTTCGTACAGAGCCGTTCCGTCGCCTGGAGCAGTTCGGTCATGGCGACACCGCTATTGAGCCTGTTCATATGAGCCACAGTTACGGCTTCTCTTACCGGCCAGCTGATCTCGCTAGTCTTCCGGTATTTACGTTCTATCGTTCGATTACCAATATACCGTCTAGCAAACAGCTAGCCTTGATGGCCATCGATGTGAAACTGGACAGTGTAACGGAGATCTGTGAGCAGCTCTATGCTGCAGGAGAGGAACAATTCTACTTGATTGATGATACAGGCCTTGTGATATATAGCGGAAATCCCGATGAGATTGGGACAACGTTAAAAGATCAAGCTTTAATGGATGAGATTTCAGACAAAAAAGGTGGGTATTTTGACGGTAGCAACGCGATGAACATTTATGAAAAACTGGATGTGACCTTTGCTCCATGGACGTTGGTGAAGCAAATTCCACACCAATCCTTGTACAAAAATTCAACGGAGCTGACAAGTATCAATCTGATCATTGCCTTGCTGGCACTCCTAACCGTCATTTTCGGAACACTGTGGATTTCAATACGTATTACACAACCAATTAAACAACTTGCAAGCTATATGAATCAGGTACAGACCGGTCGACTGGACGTTGAGATTGATGTGAAGAGCCCGGATGAGATTGGTGCATTGGCCCGCCGATTCCGTCAGATGATGGATACCATTAACAACCTGATTCTTAAGGAATACAGACTCGAACTTGCCAATAAAACGAACCAGCTCAAGGCGCTTCAAGCTCAGATCGATCCTCATTTTTTGTACAATTCCCTGCAATCGATCGGCACATTGGCCCTTCAAAATAACGTTCCGCGAATCTATTCGTTGCTCTCTTCTCTCGCCAACATCATGAGGTATAACATGCGCAACAGTGAGGCCATGGTTACACTGAGAGATGAACTAAACCACCTTGAGTTATACCTTGAACTGCAGAAAGAGAGATTTGGTGACCAGCTCGAAGTCGTATGGGATATTGAACCGGATACCCTGAGCGCTCCCGTTCCCAAGATGATCCTGCAGCCTATCGTTGAAAATTATTTCAAGCATGGCATGGACAATCGTTCGGATACCGGACGCCTGTCGGTATCTGCGAAGGTTACTGAAGAACATCGATTAATCATCAGGATAGAAAACACAGGAACTTCTATCGATACAGACGAGCTGTTAAAGCTCCAGAAGCTGCTCCAACATGCCGCCGGACATGAGGAAATAGATAACGGCTATTCTATCGGACTAAACAACGTGCTGATGAGACTCAATCTGTATTCCGACAATTCCGCGCTGCTCTCCATCGAGAATGTGGAGCCGCACGGCGTTGCAGTCACTTTAGAAATCAACGCATGGGGAGTGAAATAA
- a CDS encoding response regulator, whose product MKAIIVDDEKHVREAIQLLADWKKHGITEILQAADGEEAVELIREHSPQIVMTDMRMPRKNGAELLTWLYTDMPDVKVLVISGYDDFEYVRHTIRYGGMDYILKPVDPAALNEALEKAATAWHRDEEKRRLSTIQEIEMNQMKPLYMDRLWTNLITGRGNKYQLVEQLRDRNSLAIHVNACSVAVISDMHFDKELLAKFRNRRDLLAFTLINICAELLKLKGAAFRHMDKPGTIIILCWDTVVPFSSILSRINDGIYATLHRRVHFGTENTMKFPEELPRAYQDAEQALWSRNLLDRNSRIHSGCCVESSGARTLRLASYEEKFRLAALSGSKEQIESAADQWLNEVRQRGALSPEHLTRWNSEWDWLQHHWTEPEVIGGQTPEEDAEISQDLPSPLPLDKEGLLSWDIWRQQITGRIQSASRVMTQIHAKENHIIHDIARYLEHSYHEEISLQDIASRFFLSREYISRKFRQEFGVTLSDFLGRIRIDKAKMLLLNPHLRIAQIAEMVGYQDEKYFSKVFKKLEGQPPNDYRKERASE is encoded by the coding sequence ATGAAAGCAATAATTGTTGATGATGAAAAGCATGTCAGGGAAGCCATTCAACTGTTAGCGGATTGGAAAAAACACGGTATCACAGAAATACTCCAAGCCGCTGACGGTGAAGAAGCTGTGGAATTAATCCGTGAGCATTCGCCCCAGATTGTCATGACCGATATGCGGATGCCACGAAAGAACGGCGCTGAACTGCTGACCTGGCTGTATACCGATATGCCTGATGTTAAAGTGCTCGTCATCAGTGGTTATGACGACTTTGAATATGTTCGCCATACGATCCGCTATGGGGGTATGGATTATATTCTCAAACCTGTGGATCCCGCCGCTTTGAACGAGGCGCTGGAAAAGGCAGCCACAGCCTGGCACCGTGACGAGGAAAAACGCCGCCTGAGTACAATCCAGGAGATTGAAATGAATCAAATGAAGCCTCTTTATATGGACCGCCTCTGGACAAACCTCATCACCGGTAGAGGAAACAAATATCAGCTGGTGGAACAGCTTAGAGATCGGAATTCACTCGCGATTCATGTCAACGCCTGCTCCGTAGCCGTGATCAGTGATATGCACTTCGACAAGGAGCTGCTAGCCAAATTCCGCAACCGGCGTGATCTCCTTGCCTTTACCCTGATTAATATTTGCGCGGAGCTGCTGAAGCTTAAGGGCGCAGCTTTCCGGCACATGGATAAACCGGGCACAATCATCATTCTGTGCTGGGATACGGTCGTTCCTTTTTCTTCGATCCTTAGCCGGATTAATGACGGAATTTATGCCACGCTTCACCGCCGCGTCCATTTCGGCACCGAAAATACAATGAAGTTCCCTGAAGAACTTCCAAGGGCCTATCAAGATGCCGAACAAGCACTGTGGAGCCGCAATCTGTTGGACAGAAATTCCCGTATTCACAGCGGCTGCTGTGTTGAAAGCAGCGGCGCCAGAACATTAAGACTTGCCTCCTATGAGGAGAAATTCCGGCTGGCTGCACTAAGTGGCAGTAAAGAACAGATTGAATCCGCAGCTGATCAATGGCTGAACGAAGTGCGTCAGCGGGGGGCTTTATCTCCCGAGCATCTGACACGGTGGAATTCGGAATGGGATTGGCTCCAGCATCACTGGACTGAACCTGAAGTCATCGGAGGACAAACACCTGAGGAGGATGCTGAGATTTCACAGGACCTCCCTTCCCCACTTCCATTGGATAAAGAAGGACTGCTCTCTTGGGATATTTGGAGACAGCAGATTACGGGACGAATTCAATCTGCTTCGAGGGTTATGACACAGATTCATGCCAAGGAGAACCATATCATCCATGATATCGCCAGGTATTTGGAGCATTCGTACCATGAGGAAATATCGTTGCAGGATATTGCCTCCCGCTTCTTTTTGAGCCGGGAATACATATCCCGCAAATTCAGACAGGAATTCGGCGTTACTCTGTCCGATTTTCTGGGCCGCATCCGGATCGATAAAGCCAAAATGCTGCTCTTGAATCCTCATCTACGGATTGCCCAAATTGCCGAGATGGTCGGATATCAGGATGAGAAATATTTCAGCAAAGTGTTCAAGAAGCTTGAAGGGCAACCCCCTAATGATTACCGGAAGGAAAGGGCATCAGAGTAA
- a CDS encoding tryptophan-rich sensory protein: MYRTNPFRWWNVLAFAAVITVNVLSHLLPLGGKTTKQISDQYYIYITPAGYAFTIWSLIYVLLAGFIFYQLRRDTGTRDSVEDIGIWFILSCIFNIAWLFLWHYLYIEWSVGIMLLLVLSVLVIYRKTRSIHYPTTGETLFVKLPFSIYLGWVCAAFVVNVGIVIHKNGWSPIGLTELGWSITLLCIGAVLAILISRHYRDSILPLVFVWAYLAISIEHKDVDKILLSSFILAAILFIYAIWLFFARNRERD, from the coding sequence ATGTACCGAACCAACCCTTTTCGTTGGTGGAACGTATTGGCTTTTGCTGCCGTCATCACTGTTAATGTCCTTTCCCATCTGCTGCCGCTCGGCGGCAAAACAACAAAACAAATTTCAGACCAATATTATATTTACATAACCCCTGCCGGTTACGCGTTTACGATCTGGTCCTTGATCTATGTACTTTTAGCCGGGTTTATTTTCTATCAGCTGCGCAGAGATACCGGGACACGCGACTCCGTTGAAGATATAGGCATATGGTTTATTCTCAGCTGTATATTCAATATCGCTTGGCTCTTTCTGTGGCATTACCTCTACATCGAATGGTCGGTGGGGATCATGCTGCTGTTGGTGCTGTCGGTCTTGGTCATATACCGCAAGACACGCAGCATTCATTATCCGACAACCGGAGAAACGCTATTTGTAAAGCTGCCGTTTAGCATCTATCTTGGCTGGGTATGCGCCGCTTTTGTGGTCAACGTTGGAATTGTCATTCATAAAAACGGCTGGTCCCCTATCGGATTAACCGAGCTCGGCTGGAGCATTACCCTTCTGTGTATTGGAGCTGTTCTAGCTATACTGATCAGCCGACATTACCGCGACAGCATTCTTCCGCTGGTGTTCGTCTGGGCTTATTTGGCGATTTCTATCGAGCATAAGGACGTGGATAAGATTTTGCTCTCTTCATTTATTCTGGCTGCCATTCTGTTCATTTACGCGATATGGCTCTTCTTTGCCCGAAATAGAGAACGGGATTAA